In the Acropora muricata isolate sample 2 chromosome 1, ASM3666990v1, whole genome shotgun sequence genome, one interval contains:
- the LOC136915529 gene encoding uncharacterized protein isoform X1: protein MRKVVTSDELKLEKPEAVTSTRLRKYVATVSQILDLQENELDWLARHLGHDISVHREYYRLHESTIELAKVGKILTTVDEGKTGLWAGKSLDDIDLDKDIDPIAEDRDSELDEDSTAGMEPHSSSGKQKGRQRSGKSRTAHETPVPKKNAMTEQSQQATQATGKENVGPVGARKKRKPHSIWTKEEKEEVLKHLGDFIKNKILPGKTECVKCIEQSNGVLANRQWSVVKDCVRNIISRAKTLQGQNC from the exons ATGAGAAAGGTTGTCACTAGTGATGAGCTGAAGCTGGAAAAACCTGAAGCGGTAACAAGTACCAGGCTTCGAAAATATGTAGCTACTGTGTCACAAATCTTGGACCTTCAAGAGAATGAACTTGATTGGCTTGCTCGCCATTTAGGCCATGACATCTCCGTCCACAGAGAGTATTACCGATTACATGAATCAACGATTGAGCTTGCAAAGGTTGGAAAGATCCTTACAACGGTTGATGAAGGAAAAACGGGGCTCTGGGCTGGGAAATCGCTCGATGATATTGACTTAGACAAAGACATTGATCCCATTGCAG AAGACAGGGATTCTGAATTAGATGAAGACAGTACTGCTGGTATGGAGCCACACAGTTCaagtggaaaacaaaaaggaagg CAAAGATCGGGCAAGTCAAGGACAGCACATGAAACCCCTGTGCCAAAAAAGAATG CTATGACTGAACAGTCACAACAAGCTACACAAGCTACAGGAAAAGAGAACGTTG GTCCTGTTGGTGCACGCAAGAAAAGGAAGCCGCACAGTATCTGGACAAAAGAAGAGAAGGAGGAAGTATTAAAGCATCTTGGGGacttcatcaaaaacaaaattttgccagGAAAAACTGAATGTGTGAAATGCATAGAACAGAGCAACGGAGTGCTGGCCAATAGACAGTGGTCAGTCGTGAAGGATTGTgtaagaaatattatttctcGAGCAAAAACATTACAAGGACAGAATTGCTAG
- the LOC136915529 gene encoding uncharacterized protein isoform X2, which translates to MRKVVTSDELKLEKPEAVTSTRLRKYVATVSQILDLQENELDWLARHLGHDISVHREYYRLHESTIELAKVGKILTTVDEGKTGLWAGKSLDDIDLDKDIDPIADRDSELDEDSTAGMEPHSSSGKQKGRQRSGKSRTAHETPVPKKNAMTEQSQQATQATGKENVGPVGARKKRKPHSIWTKEEKEEVLKHLGDFIKNKILPGKTECVKCIEQSNGVLANRQWSVVKDCVRNIISRAKTLQGQNC; encoded by the exons ATGAGAAAGGTTGTCACTAGTGATGAGCTGAAGCTGGAAAAACCTGAAGCGGTAACAAGTACCAGGCTTCGAAAATATGTAGCTACTGTGTCACAAATCTTGGACCTTCAAGAGAATGAACTTGATTGGCTTGCTCGCCATTTAGGCCATGACATCTCCGTCCACAGAGAGTATTACCGATTACATGAATCAACGATTGAGCTTGCAAAGGTTGGAAAGATCCTTACAACGGTTGATGAAGGAAAAACGGGGCTCTGGGCTGGGAAATCGCTCGATGATATTGACTTAGACAAAGACATTGATCCCATTGCAG ACAGGGATTCTGAATTAGATGAAGACAGTACTGCTGGTATGGAGCCACACAGTTCaagtggaaaacaaaaaggaagg CAAAGATCGGGCAAGTCAAGGACAGCACATGAAACCCCTGTGCCAAAAAAGAATG CTATGACTGAACAGTCACAACAAGCTACACAAGCTACAGGAAAAGAGAACGTTG GTCCTGTTGGTGCACGCAAGAAAAGGAAGCCGCACAGTATCTGGACAAAAGAAGAGAAGGAGGAAGTATTAAAGCATCTTGGGGacttcatcaaaaacaaaattttgccagGAAAAACTGAATGTGTGAAATGCATAGAACAGAGCAACGGAGTGCTGGCCAATAGACAGTGGTCAGTCGTGAAGGATTGTgtaagaaatattatttctcGAGCAAAAACATTACAAGGACAGAATTGCTAG
- the LOC136926208 gene encoding histone-lysine N-methyltransferase set-1-like, with product MEKQTRSSRRGNAGRPEDVALAYVNDNSDQPGLEERYISEYIGKGVFATREFQMGDFLLQYKGELISGEEGERREKRYSSYLGNFLYFFQWNEASYCIDATFSHGLGRLVNDLPAKKANCKMKKMVVSGKVCLCIFATRDIAPNTELRYDYGLKDLPWRVKSGGASEDMNKKWKNSTRSEVEMSEGCEVVPCAEKGSWEDGVVTSQNGEKVTCAEEGSCKGGASDDINKNWKNSTRIFVLLTDGNATISNGRAFNSEVLRLLILETVTRCLEFRYVYL from the exons atggaaaagcaaacaagatcTTCTAGG AGAGGAAACGCTGGACGTCCAGAAGATGTGGCTCTTGCCTACGTTAATGACAATAGTGACCAACCTGGCCTTGAGGAAAGGTATATCAGCGAGTACATTG GTAAAGGAGTATTTGCAACCAGGGAATTTCAGATGGGAGACTTTTTGTTACAATATAAAGGTGAACTCATATCAGGTGAAGAAGGAGAAAGGCGAGAAAAGCGGTACTCCTCATATCTTGGAAACTTCCTCTATTTTTTTCAGTGGAATGAAGCTTCCTACTG TATTGATGCCACATTCTCACATGGCCTTGGGCGCCTGGTTAATGATCTGCCAGCAAAGAAAGCCAACTGTAAGATGAAGAAGATGGTTGTTTCTGGGAAGGTGTGCCTTTGTATTTTTGCTACAAGGGACATAGCTCCAAATACAGAGCTACGATATGATTATGGCTTAAAGGACCTTCCATGGCGAGTTAAATCAG ggggtgctagtgaggATATGAACAAGAAGTGGAAGAATTCTacaagaagcgaag tggagatgtctgagggttgtgaagttgttccgtgtgcagagaaaggcagttgggaag atggagttgttacatctcaaaatggtgaaaaagtcacatgtgcagaagaaggcagttgcaaag ggggtgctagtgacgatatcaacaagaattggaagaattctacgagaa TCTTTGTGCTCTTGACTGATGGAAACGCAACTatttctaatggaagagctttTAATAGTGAAGTGTTGCGACTGCTTATCCTGGAAACTGTGACACGTTGTCTTGAGTTTCGTTATGTTTATCTATGA